A region of Massilia sp. KIM DNA encodes the following proteins:
- a CDS encoding DEAD/DEAH box helicase → MSFASLGLIDPILATLDTLAYQTPTAVQQQAIPAVLAGKDVMAAAQTGTGKTAGFTLPLLQRLVKSGAKVSSNAARALILVPTRELAEQVHESVKAYGAGLELRTLAAYGGVSINPQMMALRKGIDVLVATPGRLLDLQRQNAVRFNEVKVLVLDEADRMLDLGFSRELDQLFALLPKKRQTLLFSATFSDPIRAMANRLLVSPVRIEATPRNSTVKAITQWLVPVDKKRKPELFVHLLKRHAWTQVLAFARTRKGVDELVGLLEAKRITADSIHGDKPQPARLRALERFKAGEVRVLVATDVAARGLDIQDLPAVINVDLPIVAEDYVHRTGRTGRAGASGEAVSLVAADEVELLAAIEGLTSQVIKRVEEPGFAPEHRVPETTAGGQIVKKPKKPKKPKGEAAVVSEDVRFRR, encoded by the coding sequence ATGTCGTTTGCTTCCCTCGGCCTGATCGATCCGATCCTCGCCACCCTCGACACGCTCGCCTACCAGACCCCGACCGCCGTCCAGCAGCAGGCAATTCCCGCCGTGCTGGCCGGCAAGGACGTGATGGCCGCGGCCCAGACCGGCACCGGCAAGACCGCCGGATTCACCCTGCCCCTGCTCCAGCGGCTGGTGAAAAGCGGGGCCAAGGTGTCCAGCAATGCGGCGCGCGCGCTGATCCTGGTGCCCACCCGCGAGCTGGCCGAGCAGGTGCACGAGAGCGTGAAAGCCTACGGCGCCGGGCTCGAGCTGCGCACCCTGGCCGCCTACGGCGGGGTCAGCATCAATCCGCAGATGATGGCCCTGCGCAAGGGCATCGACGTGCTGGTGGCCACCCCGGGGCGCCTGCTCGACCTGCAGCGCCAGAACGCGGTGCGATTCAACGAAGTCAAGGTGCTGGTGCTGGACGAGGCCGACCGCATGCTCGACCTCGGCTTCTCGCGCGAGCTCGACCAGCTGTTCGCCCTGCTGCCCAAGAAGCGCCAGACCCTGCTGTTCTCGGCCACCTTCTCCGATCCGATCCGCGCCATGGCCAACCGCCTGCTGGTCAGCCCGGTGCGCATCGAGGCGACGCCGCGCAACAGCACCGTCAAGGCCATCACCCAGTGGCTGGTCCCGGTCGACAAGAAGCGCAAGCCCGAGCTTTTCGTCCACCTGCTCAAGCGCCATGCCTGGACCCAGGTGCTGGCCTTCGCCCGCACCCGCAAGGGCGTCGACGAGCTGGTCGGCCTGCTGGAAGCCAAGCGCATCACGGCCGATTCGATCCACGGCGACAAGCCGCAGCCGGCGCGCCTGCGCGCGCTGGAGCGCTTCAAGGCCGGCGAGGTGCGGGTGCTGGTGGCCACCGACGTCGCCGCGCGCGGCCTCGACATCCAGGACCTGCCGGCGGTGATCAACGTCGACCTGCCGATCGTGGCCGAGGACTACGTGCACCGCACCGGCCGCACCGGGCGCGCCGGCGCCTCGGGCGAGGCGGTGTCGCTGGTGGCGGCCGACGAGGTCGAACTGCTGGCCGCGATCGAGGGCCTGACCAGCCAGGTGATCAAGCGCGTCGAGGAACCCGGCTTCGCGCCCGAGCACCGGGTGCCCGAGACCACGGCCGGCGGCCAGATCGTCAAGAAACCCAAGAAGCCCAAGAAGCCCAAGGGCGAAGCGGCGGTGGTCAGCGAGGACGTGCGCTTCCGGCGCTGA
- a CDS encoding DUF817 domain-containing protein, with translation MLTAIDKHLLDTRPRQIESLRRWALEFLYFGVKEARACLFVGLFMVAMLVTPRAGVLGIPRYDVLLVVAVGLQLWMVWARLETWDELKAVCLFHVVGFALEAFKVSSSIQSWSYPDFAYTKLFGVPLFSGFMYATIGSYMIQSWRLLDLRVRHHPPYWMAATIAILIYANFFTHHYIGDYRWYLAACALGLYSRTMVTFRPLDRDRQMPLLLAFVLIGFFIWLAENIGTFWGVWRYPNQLGAWSVVHLSKWSSWSLLVIMTFTIVASLKHIKEKIHVPGP, from the coding sequence ATGCTGACAGCGATCGACAAGCATTTGCTGGACACCCGGCCGCGGCAGATCGAAAGCCTGCGCCGCTGGGCCCTGGAATTCCTCTACTTCGGCGTCAAGGAGGCGCGCGCCTGCCTGTTCGTCGGCCTGTTCATGGTGGCGATGCTGGTCACGCCGCGCGCCGGGGTGCTGGGCATCCCGCGCTACGACGTGCTGCTGGTGGTGGCGGTCGGCCTGCAACTGTGGATGGTCTGGGCCAGGCTCGAGACCTGGGACGAGCTGAAGGCCGTCTGCCTGTTTCACGTGGTGGGCTTCGCGCTCGAGGCCTTCAAGGTCTCGTCCAGCATCCAGTCCTGGAGCTACCCCGATTTCGCCTACACCAAGCTGTTCGGGGTGCCGCTGTTCTCGGGCTTCATGTACGCCACCATCGGCAGCTACATGATCCAGTCCTGGCGCCTGCTCGACCTGCGCGTGCGCCACCATCCGCCTTACTGGATGGCGGCCACCATCGCCATCCTGATCTACGCCAATTTTTTCACTCACCATTACATCGGCGACTACCGCTGGTACCTGGCCGCCTGCGCCCTCGGCCTATACTCGCGCACCATGGTCACCTTCCGGCCGCTCGACCGCGACCGACAGATGCCGCTGCTGCTGGCCTTCGTGCTGATCGGCTTCTTCATCTGGCTGGCCGAGAACATCGGCACCTTCTGGGGCGTGTGGCGCTACCCGAACCAGCTGGGCGCCTGGTCGGTGGTCCACCTGAGCAAGTGGAGCTCGTGGTCGCTACTGGTGATCATGACCTTCACCATCGTCGCCAGCCTCAAGCACATCAAGGAAAAGATCCACGTGCCCGGGCCCTGA
- a CDS encoding LytTR family DNA-binding domain-containing protein, which produces MPEPMRTTFRCVVAEDEALLRDALVQLLREAWPELEIVAVCEDGGSALDAIASERPDLAFLDIRMPGLSGLEVASAMLDAGLKTEVVFVTAYDQYAVEAFERGAVDYLLKPVARERLAATLARVRERLGRGGVDGAQLAALLERLAQVAPPAPRAEPLVWLTASRGVETRLILVDDVAYFQADSKYTVVMTAEGESLLRKPIRDLLEVIDPSMFKQVHRSTIVNLRAVAAVTRDESGRGIIRLKNRPEQLPVSQPFMHLFRHM; this is translated from the coding sequence ATGCCTGAGCCGATGCGTACTACTTTCCGCTGCGTGGTGGCCGAGGACGAGGCCCTGCTGCGCGACGCCCTGGTCCAGTTGCTGCGCGAAGCCTGGCCGGAACTCGAGATCGTGGCCGTGTGCGAGGACGGCGGCAGCGCCCTGGACGCCATCGCCAGCGAGCGCCCCGACCTGGCCTTCCTCGACATTCGCATGCCGGGCCTGAGCGGGTTGGAGGTCGCGTCCGCCATGCTCGACGCCGGCCTGAAGACCGAGGTGGTGTTCGTCACCGCCTACGACCAGTACGCGGTCGAGGCCTTCGAGCGCGGCGCCGTGGACTACCTGCTCAAGCCGGTGGCGCGCGAGCGCCTGGCGGCGACCCTGGCCCGGGTCCGCGAGCGCCTTGGGCGCGGCGGCGTGGACGGGGCCCAACTGGCAGCCCTGTTGGAGCGCCTGGCCCAGGTGGCGCCGCCGGCGCCGCGCGCCGAGCCCCTGGTCTGGCTGACCGCCAGCCGCGGGGTAGAGACGCGCCTCATTCTGGTCGACGACGTCGCCTACTTCCAGGCCGACTCCAAGTACACGGTGGTGATGACGGCTGAGGGCGAGTCGCTGCTGCGCAAGCCGATCCGCGACCTGCTCGAAGTGATCGACCCGAGCATGTTCAAGCAGGTGCACCGCTCGACCATCGTCAACCTGCGCGCGGTGGCGGCCGTGACCCGTGATGAAAGCGGGCGCGGCATCATCCGCCTGAAGAACCGGCCAGAGCAGTTGCCGGTGAGCCAGCCTTTCATGCATTTGTTCCGTCATATGTAA
- a CDS encoding multicopper oxidase family protein — protein MSNRRSFLTGAGVSMLGATLVSRAGAAGLPEAPVQSSSATAPPLAPPNGRPYNPVVTLNGWSLPWRMKDGVKEFHLVAEPVVRELAPGMKANLWGYNGQSPGPTIEVVEGDRVRIFVTNKLPEHTSIHWHGQILPSGMDGVTGLNQPGIAPGKTFVYEFVARHAGTFMYHPHADEMNQMAMGMMGFWVTHPKDPRKHAVDRDYVLLLSSYDIEPGSYTPRTNTMLDFNLWTFNSRVFPGIDPMVARLNEKVRIRVGNLTMTNHPIHIHGHRFEVAGTDGGWVPPSARWPEVTTDVAVGQMRAIEFVADNPGDWAFHCHKSHHTMNAMGHEVPNLIGVDHRGVAQKINKLVPGYMVMGDKGGSMGDMEMELPANTLPMMTGRGPFGNLEMGGMFTVFKVRADQKRGDYRDPGWYRNPPGTVASEWTGELPAPHSAPDAAPGKAPKGEAMNARKPGSHRH, from the coding sequence ATGAGCAACCGCAGATCCTTCCTCACCGGCGCCGGCGTCTCGATGCTGGGCGCCACCCTGGTCAGCCGGGCCGGCGCCGCCGGCCTGCCCGAAGCCCCGGTCCAGTCCTCGTCCGCCACCGCGCCGCCGCTGGCGCCGCCCAACGGGCGTCCCTACAACCCGGTCGTGACCCTGAATGGCTGGTCCCTGCCCTGGCGCATGAAGGACGGCGTCAAGGAATTCCACCTGGTGGCCGAACCGGTGGTGCGCGAGCTCGCGCCCGGCATGAAGGCCAACCTGTGGGGCTACAACGGCCAGAGCCCGGGCCCGACCATCGAGGTGGTCGAGGGCGACCGGGTGCGCATCTTCGTGACCAACAAGCTGCCCGAGCACACCAGCATCCACTGGCACGGCCAGATCCTGCCGAGCGGGATGGACGGAGTGACCGGCCTGAACCAGCCCGGGATCGCGCCCGGCAAGACCTTCGTCTACGAGTTCGTGGCGCGCCACGCCGGCACCTTCATGTACCACCCGCACGCGGACGAGATGAACCAGATGGCGATGGGCATGATGGGCTTCTGGGTGACCCACCCCAAGGACCCGCGCAAGCATGCGGTCGACCGCGACTACGTGCTGCTGCTCTCGTCCTACGACATCGAGCCGGGCAGCTACACGCCGCGCACCAACACCATGCTCGACTTCAACCTGTGGACCTTCAACAGCCGCGTGTTCCCGGGCATCGACCCGATGGTGGCGCGCCTGAACGAGAAGGTGCGCATCCGGGTCGGCAACCTGACCATGACCAACCACCCGATCCACATCCACGGCCACCGCTTCGAGGTGGCCGGCACCGATGGCGGCTGGGTGCCGCCTTCGGCGCGCTGGCCGGAAGTGACCACCGACGTGGCGGTGGGCCAGATGCGGGCGATCGAGTTCGTGGCCGACAATCCGGGCGACTGGGCCTTCCACTGCCACAAGTCGCACCACACCATGAACGCCATGGGGCACGAGGTGCCGAACCTGATCGGCGTCGACCACCGCGGCGTGGCGCAGAAGATCAACAAGCTGGTGCCGGGCTACATGGTCATGGGCGACAAGGGCGGCTCGATGGGGGACATGGAGATGGAACTGCCCGCCAACACCCTGCCGATGATGACCGGGCGCGGACCTTTCGGGAACCTGGAGATGGGCGGGATGTTCACCGTCTTCAAGGTGCGGGCGGACCAGAAGCGCGGCGACTACCGCGACCCGGGCTGGTACCGCAATCCGCCGGGCACGGTGGCGAGCGAATGGACCGGGGAGCTGCCGGCGCCGCACAGCGCGCCGGATGCGGCGCCCGGCAAGGCGCCGAAGGGCGAAGCCATGAATGCGCGCAAACCCGGCTCGCATCGCCACTGA
- a CDS encoding bifunctional acetate--CoA ligase family protein/GNAT family N-acetyltransferase: MSVRNLDKLFAPRSVVLIGASEREGSLGATLLRNLLEAEFRGQLYLLNPKYEQLAGRRCYAGVGELPAAPDLAVICTPPPTVPQLVRQLGELGTRAAVVLTAGLHQARDLRGRSLRQAMLDAANPYLLRLLGPNSAGLLAPAIGLNASVAHSGALPGRIAFVSQSGSLMTGVLDWARTRGIGFSHFIALGDSADVDLGDVLDFLASDGGTGAILLYVESLRYARKFMSAVRAAARSKPVLVLKARRDEEGPRPAASESGALASPDDVFDAAIRRAGMLRVYSTEQLFAAVETLAYARPLHGERLAIVSNGAGPGILARDALTHGGGVAATLSPATREALDALLPSGWGGGNPVNLFGGAPPQRYRDTLEILLRDPQLDAVLVVHSPTAGVDSREVAEAIAPVARQASRTVLSCWLGGASVLEARAIASSARLPNYRTPEDAVAGFLQLVNFRRNQNLLMEVPPSLIGTVAPDRAAARALVREAIQAGRYLLSDPETKAILRAYGMALVETRAAQDVEAAVAGARAIGFPVALKILTPDVMHKSDFGGVALDLDSEEAVRAAARRMRRRLGEVFPEARFEGYSVQAMCRRSHAHELIVGAALDPVFGPVIVFGQGGVSVEVMDDHSVGLPPLNLVLARDLIDRTRVARLLAGYRNRPAANLDAVMAALIQVSRMVCDIPEIVELDLNPLVADSQGAVVLDARMRLALADKSGSTLDRLAIRPYPRELEETIDWNGGKLLLRPIRPEDGPAHLAFFDALTPDDIRYRMFVRIRELQPSQLARFTQIDYDREMAFIATRPNGEGVPETLAVGRVVADPDNVSAEFAVTVRSDLKGMGLGRIMMEKLIAYCRLRGTREIVGEALPQNARIVAMVRKLGFEVSIGEEGIRHMRLALR, from the coding sequence ATGAGCGTGCGCAACCTGGACAAGCTGTTCGCGCCGCGTTCGGTGGTGCTGATCGGCGCCTCCGAGCGCGAGGGCAGCCTGGGCGCGACCCTGCTGCGCAACCTGCTCGAGGCGGAGTTCCGCGGCCAGCTCTACCTGCTCAACCCCAAGTACGAGCAGCTGGCCGGGCGGCGTTGCTACGCCGGCGTGGGCGAGCTGCCTGCCGCGCCCGACCTGGCGGTGATCTGCACCCCGCCGCCGACCGTGCCCCAGCTGGTGCGCCAGCTCGGCGAGCTGGGCACGCGGGCGGCGGTGGTGCTCACCGCCGGCTTGCACCAGGCGCGCGACCTGCGCGGGCGCAGCCTGCGCCAGGCGATGCTGGATGCCGCGAATCCCTACCTGCTGCGCCTGCTCGGGCCGAACAGCGCCGGTTTGCTGGCCCCCGCCATCGGCCTGAACGCGAGCGTGGCGCACAGCGGCGCGCTGCCGGGACGGATCGCCTTCGTCTCGCAATCGGGTTCCCTGATGACCGGGGTGCTGGACTGGGCGCGCACGCGCGGCATCGGCTTTTCCCACTTCATCGCGCTGGGCGATTCGGCCGACGTCGACCTGGGCGACGTGCTCGACTTCCTGGCCAGCGACGGCGGCACCGGCGCGATCCTGCTGTACGTGGAGAGCCTGCGCTACGCGCGCAAGTTCATGTCGGCGGTGCGCGCGGCGGCGCGCAGCAAGCCGGTGCTGGTGCTCAAGGCCAGGCGCGACGAGGAGGGGCCGCGCCCGGCCGCCAGCGAGAGCGGCGCCCTGGCCAGCCCGGACGACGTGTTCGACGCCGCCATCCGGCGCGCCGGCATGCTGCGCGTCTACAGCACCGAGCAGCTGTTCGCAGCGGTCGAGACCCTGGCCTACGCCCGGCCGCTGCACGGGGAGCGCCTGGCCATCGTCAGCAACGGCGCCGGGCCGGGCATCCTGGCGCGCGACGCCCTGACCCATGGCGGCGGCGTCGCGGCGACCCTGTCGCCGGCGACCAGGGAGGCGCTGGACGCGCTGCTGCCCTCCGGCTGGGGCGGGGGCAATCCGGTCAACCTGTTCGGCGGCGCCCCGCCGCAGCGCTACCGCGACACGCTCGAGATCCTGCTGCGCGACCCGCAGCTGGACGCGGTGCTGGTGGTGCATTCGCCGACCGCCGGCGTCGACAGCCGCGAGGTGGCCGAGGCGATCGCCCCGGTGGCGCGCCAGGCTTCGCGCACCGTGCTCTCGTGCTGGCTGGGCGGGGCCTCGGTGCTGGAAGCGCGCGCCATCGCTTCCAGCGCGCGGCTGCCGAACTACCGCACCCCCGAGGACGCGGTGGCCGGCTTCCTGCAACTGGTGAATTTCCGCCGCAACCAGAACCTGCTGATGGAAGTGCCGCCCTCCCTGATCGGCACGGTGGCCCCCGACCGCGCCGCGGCCAGGGCCCTGGTGCGCGAAGCGATCCAGGCCGGCCGCTACCTGCTGTCCGATCCGGAGACCAAGGCCATCCTGCGCGCCTACGGCATGGCGCTGGTGGAGACCCGCGCCGCCCAGGACGTCGAGGCCGCGGTGGCCGGCGCGCGCGCGATCGGCTTCCCGGTGGCGCTCAAGATCCTGACCCCGGACGTGATGCACAAGTCGGACTTCGGCGGGGTGGCGCTCGACCTCGACTCGGAAGAGGCGGTGCGCGCCGCCGCGCGGCGCATGCGGCGGCGCCTGGGCGAGGTCTTTCCCGAGGCGCGCTTCGAGGGCTATTCGGTGCAGGCCATGTGCCGCCGCTCGCACGCCCACGAGCTGATCGTCGGCGCCGCCCTCGATCCGGTGTTCGGGCCGGTGATCGTGTTCGGGCAGGGCGGGGTCTCGGTGGAGGTGATGGACGACCATTCGGTCGGCCTGCCGCCCCTGAACCTGGTGCTGGCGCGCGACCTGATCGACCGCACCCGGGTGGCGCGCCTGCTGGCCGGCTACCGCAACCGTCCCGCCGCCAACCTGGACGCGGTGATGGCGGCCCTGATCCAGGTCTCGCGCATGGTCTGCGACATTCCCGAGATCGTCGAGCTGGACCTCAATCCTCTGGTGGCCGACAGCCAGGGCGCGGTGGTGCTGGACGCGCGCATGCGCCTGGCCCTGGCCGACAAGTCAGGCAGCACCCTCGACCGGCTGGCGATCCGCCCGTATCCGCGCGAGCTGGAAGAAACGATAGACTGGAACGGCGGCAAGCTGCTGCTGCGCCCGATCCGGCCGGAGGACGGCCCCGCCCACCTGGCCTTCTTCGACGCGCTCACGCCGGACGACATCCGCTACCGCATGTTCGTGCGCATCCGCGAGCTCCAGCCCTCGCAGCTGGCGCGCTTCACCCAGATCGACTACGACCGCGAGATGGCCTTCATCGCGACACGTCCGAACGGGGAGGGCGTGCCCGAGACCCTGGCCGTGGGCCGGGTGGTGGCCGACCCCGACAACGTGAGCGCCGAATTCGCGGTCACGGTGCGCTCCGACCTCAAGGGCATGGGCCTGGGCCGGATCATGATGGAAAAGCTGATCGCCTACTGCCGCCTGCGCGGCACGCGCGAGATCGTGGGCGAGGCGCTGCCGCAGAACGCGCGCATCGTCGCCATGGTCAGGAAGCTGGGCTTCGAGGTCAGCATCGGGGAGGAGGGCATCCGCCACATGCGGCTGGCGCTGCGCTAG
- a CDS encoding TolC family protein translates to MAAPRLCAAMAAAFALAGCASITPDRGLEAASQLAHERTGVDARLLRGEDELRALDAHIDALLREPLGMDAAVRIALLRHPGLQATYWELGIAQSDLVQASRLPNPSLGFSRLHNAHYTEIERSLSFDLAGLLTLPLRQRMEARRYEQAKLTAAAAMERHALETRRAWVEAVAARQAVAYARQVAEAHEAAAELTGRMAQAGNASQLDLARERAAYAEAGADVLRAQRAADGARETLTRQLGLWGKQAGYTLPERLPDLPAAPAEPEQIERLALERRFDVRAAREQAAATAADLGLTRSTRFVNVLELGVANKSETGEPRAKGYEVGLELPLFDWGGARVAKAEAVYMQALNRVAETAITARSEAREHYLGYRASYDIAQRYRDEIIPQRKKIADETLLRYNGMLASTFELLADAREQVGAVNGYLDALKDFWLAHAALEGALGGRVGHAPAHTNKEHQQ, encoded by the coding sequence ATGGCGGCGCCACGACTTTGCGCGGCAATGGCCGCGGCCTTCGCGCTGGCCGGTTGCGCGAGCATCACCCCCGACCGCGGCCTGGAAGCGGCATCGCAACTGGCGCACGAGCGCACCGGCGTCGACGCCCGCCTGCTGCGCGGCGAGGACGAGCTGCGCGCCCTCGACGCCCACATCGACGCGCTGCTGCGCGAGCCGCTCGGCATGGACGCCGCCGTGCGCATCGCCCTGCTGCGCCACCCCGGCCTCCAGGCGACCTACTGGGAGCTCGGCATCGCCCAGTCCGACCTGGTCCAGGCCTCGCGCCTGCCCAATCCTTCGCTCGGCTTCTCGCGCCTGCACAATGCGCACTACACCGAGATCGAACGCAGCCTGTCCTTCGACCTCGCCGGCCTGCTGACCCTGCCGCTGCGCCAGCGCATGGAGGCGCGCCGCTACGAGCAGGCCAAGCTGACGGCGGCGGCCGCGATGGAGCGTCACGCCCTCGAGACCCGCCGCGCCTGGGTCGAGGCGGTGGCGGCGCGCCAGGCCGTGGCCTATGCGCGCCAGGTGGCCGAGGCGCACGAGGCGGCGGCGGAGCTGACCGGGCGCATGGCCCAGGCCGGCAACGCCAGCCAGCTCGACCTGGCGCGCGAGCGCGCCGCCTACGCCGAAGCCGGCGCCGACGTCCTGCGCGCCCAGCGCGCCGCCGACGGCGCGCGCGAAACCCTGACCCGCCAGCTCGGGTTGTGGGGAAAACAGGCCGGCTATACCTTGCCCGAGCGCCTGCCCGATCTGCCGGCCGCGCCGGCCGAACCGGAGCAGATCGAACGCCTTGCCCTGGAACGCCGCTTCGACGTGCGCGCGGCGCGCGAGCAGGCCGCCGCCACCGCGGCCGACCTCGGCCTGACCCGCAGCACCCGCTTCGTCAACGTGCTGGAGCTCGGGGTCGCCAACAAGAGCGAGACCGGCGAGCCGCGCGCCAAGGGCTACGAGGTCGGCCTCGAACTGCCGCTGTTCGACTGGGGCGGCGCGCGCGTGGCGAAGGCGGAAGCGGTCTACATGCAGGCCCTGAACCGGGTCGCCGAGACCGCCATCACCGCCCGCAGCGAGGCGCGCGAGCACTACCTGGGCTACCGCGCCAGCTACGACATCGCGCAGCGCTACCGCGACGAGATTATCCCGCAACGCAAGAAGATCGCCGACGAGACCCTGCTGCGCTACAACGGCATGCTGGCCAGCACCTTCGAGCTGCTGGCCGACGCCCGCGAACAGGTCGGCGCCGTCAACGGCTATCTCGACGCCCTCAAGGACTTCTGGCTCGCCCACGCCGCCCTTGAGGGCGCGCTCGGCGGCCGCGTGGGCCACGCGCCCGCGCACACCAACAAGGAACACCAGCAATGA
- a CDS encoding sensor histidine kinase: MLASTFHLGRLLAAWIAVYMAVAITLNETWLEYIDVHPEGYIVLLAFLLGAWVLSVAFSHVRRVRLVAGELNRSTLSNRQRRRIEVPFEAGEAFDMIDAAIRELPGSVVADSARDSLQVRAKIRRINPYGAHSAYGWALEHLSTPNNQILATVTPNGDDAGSVTLICEPEGPAWTDWFLVDHGTNLENAEAIVRAITRRVAERRRCEQAQVRDTVTEKELTVARLNLLHAQVEPHFLYNTLASAQLLTRSDPARADEMLGNLISYLRHSLPRTEDAPSTLGEELERARNYLDILKIRMGPRLNLQVDLPEALNKALFPTMMLQTLVENAIKHGIEPKPGGGTVWILARALDSTLSVTVADDGRGFSAEGGGTGIGLRNVRERLRLAYGSAASFSIVSNFPSGVAATITVPLALQGGGKQHA; the protein is encoded by the coding sequence ATGCTCGCAAGTACTTTCCATCTCGGCCGGCTGCTGGCGGCCTGGATCGCCGTCTACATGGCGGTCGCGATCACGCTCAACGAAACCTGGCTCGAGTACATCGACGTGCACCCGGAGGGCTACATCGTCCTGCTCGCCTTCCTTCTGGGGGCCTGGGTGCTGTCGGTGGCCTTTTCGCACGTGCGCCGGGTGCGCCTGGTGGCGGGTGAGCTCAACCGCAGCACCCTCTCGAACCGCCAGCGCCGCCGCATCGAGGTCCCCTTCGAGGCCGGCGAAGCCTTCGACATGATCGACGCCGCCATCCGCGAACTGCCCGGCTCGGTGGTGGCCGACAGCGCCCGCGACAGCCTGCAGGTGCGCGCCAAGATCAGGCGCATCAATCCCTACGGCGCCCACTCGGCCTACGGCTGGGCGCTGGAACACCTGTCCACCCCCAACAACCAGATCCTGGCCACCGTCACGCCCAACGGCGACGACGCCGGCAGCGTGACCCTGATCTGCGAGCCGGAAGGGCCGGCCTGGACCGACTGGTTCCTGGTCGACCACGGCACCAACCTCGAGAACGCCGAGGCCATCGTGCGCGCCATCACCCGCCGGGTGGCCGAGCGCCGCCGCTGCGAGCAGGCTCAGGTGCGCGACACCGTCACCGAGAAGGAGCTGACGGTGGCCCGCCTGAACCTGCTGCACGCCCAGGTCGAGCCCCATTTCCTGTACAACACCCTGGCCAGCGCCCAGCTCTTGACCCGCAGCGACCCGGCGCGCGCCGACGAAATGCTGGGCAACCTGATCTCCTACCTGCGCCATTCGCTGCCGCGCACCGAGGACGCGCCCTCGACCCTGGGCGAAGAGCTGGAAAGGGCGCGCAACTACCTCGACATCCTCAAGATCCGCATGGGACCGCGCCTGAACCTGCAGGTCGACCTGCCCGAGGCCTTGAACAAGGCGCTGTTCCCGACCATGATGTTGCAGACCCTGGTGGAAAACGCGATCAAGCACGGCATCGAGCCCAAGCCGGGCGGCGGCACGGTCTGGATCCTGGCGCGCGCGCTCGACAGCACGCTGTCGGTGACGGTGGCGGACGACGGTCGCGGCTTCAGCGCCGAGGGCGGCGGCACCGGGATCGGCCTGCGCAACGTGCGCGAGCGCCTGCGCCTGGCCTACGGCAGCGCCGCCTCGTTCTCGATCGTGTCGAATTTCCCGAGCGGGGTGGCGGCCACCATCACGGTCCCGCTGGCGCTCCAGGGAGGAGGGAAGCAGCATGCCTGA